In the Lampris incognitus isolate fLamInc1 chromosome 11, fLamInc1.hap2, whole genome shotgun sequence genome, one interval contains:
- the LOC130120991 gene encoding protein FAM237A-like: MDAMFLNTLLARVLLLSWMWMAVPGQGQGQRPAPVDPLTASRADPQCWDSSSALLLEMRSPRIADAVPAFWDMMVFLKSSANRRHTMLFWDLARVFWDIYMDCVMSRTHGLGRRQLKRPNGRVTAVHSLVTDKSFSVNSQSNFSRLKQFSEAWLSVRVRRAGPGTESHTKMLSRATKSATHKQ; this comes from the exons ATGGACGCTATGTTCCTGAACACACTACTGGCCAGAGTGCTGCTGCTCAGCTGGATGTGGATGGCAGTAccgggccagggccagggccagagACCGGCTCCGGTTGACCCCCTGACGGCGAGCCGGGCCGACCCGCAGTGCTGGGACTCCTCCTCGGCTCTGCTGCTGGAGATGCGCTCCCCGAGGATCGCCGACGCCGTGCCCGCCTTCTGGGACATGATGGTGTTCCTGAAGTCGTCCGCAAACAGGAGACACACCATGCTGTTCTGGGACCTGGCCCGGGTCTTCTGGGACATCTACATGGACTGCGTCATGTCCAGAACCCACGGATTAGGAAGGCGTCAGCTAAAACGGCCCAACGGGCGAGTCACTGCTGTTCACTCCCTGGTCACTGATA AATCCTTCAGCGTTAATTCACAATCCAACTTTTCCAGGCTGAAGCAGTTCTCGGAGGCATGGCTCAGTGTCAGGGTTCGACGCGCGGGGCCAGGCACTGAAAGTCACACCAAGATGCTGAGCAGGGCAACTAAGTCAGCCACACATAAACAGTAA